The following coding sequences are from one Oryzisolibacter sp. LB2S window:
- a CDS encoding methyl-accepting chemotaxis protein encodes MNIHDLSVSRKLWALVLGLMLSMSLLLGGVLTYMVRVDDEAARVVQFNQDRISLALRWKGLTAVSVDQAVNALATSDELLMTRLQQKVKAGIESINEVQKQVEAAVTTAAGKAQIERIAEARKVVLAELAEGNRRRADGDIAGAQGIVENRLMPAVTRYVAEQDAFVQLQERQRDAAKQSAADARRTAIWVGAVIAFVVVSLGLLLAHLLVRSITTPLTRAVGLADQIAAGDLTQDVHDERRDELGQLLRALSAMTARLRGVVGEVRSGVESVSSASSQIATGNQDLSARTEQTAANLEETAASMEELTATVTQSADTARQANQLAANAAQAAERGGEVVGQVVTSMQQITDSSRKIADIIGVIDGIAFQTNILALNAAVEAARAGEQGRGFAVVAGEVRSLAQRSAEAAKEIKQLITTSVSNVESGSAQVEQAGQSMQEIVHSVRRVSDLIGEITASSTEQRDGISQVNQAVANLDQMTQQNAALVEEASAAAASMSEQAQRLSQVVAVFNVGNMGNAAPAQPRTPAAAAVSKTPAAAAPAPRPQAAKPRPAPAAPRIAAAAASARQPVVAGADDDWESF; translated from the coding sequence ATGAATATTCATGATCTGTCCGTGTCGCGCAAGCTCTGGGCCCTCGTTCTGGGCCTGATGCTGTCCATGTCGTTGTTGTTGGGAGGGGTGCTGACCTACATGGTGCGCGTGGACGACGAAGCCGCGCGCGTCGTGCAGTTCAATCAGGATCGCATCAGCCTTGCCCTGCGCTGGAAGGGGCTGACCGCGGTGTCCGTGGATCAGGCCGTCAATGCCCTGGCCACGTCCGATGAGTTGTTGATGACGCGCCTTCAGCAGAAGGTCAAGGCGGGCATCGAGAGCATCAACGAGGTGCAGAAGCAGGTGGAGGCAGCAGTAACCACTGCCGCCGGCAAGGCCCAGATCGAGCGTATCGCGGAGGCCCGCAAGGTGGTACTGGCCGAACTGGCCGAGGGCAACAGGCGACGCGCCGACGGTGACATTGCGGGCGCGCAGGGCATTGTCGAGAACAGGCTCATGCCGGCCGTGACCCGCTATGTGGCCGAGCAGGACGCGTTCGTGCAGCTTCAGGAGCGTCAGCGCGATGCGGCCAAGCAGAGCGCCGCGGATGCGCGCCGGACTGCCATCTGGGTCGGCGCGGTCATTGCCTTCGTCGTGGTGAGCCTGGGCCTGCTGCTCGCGCACCTGCTGGTGCGCTCCATCACCACGCCGCTGACACGCGCCGTGGGGCTGGCCGACCAGATTGCCGCGGGCGACCTGACGCAGGACGTGCACGACGAGCGACGCGACGAGCTGGGCCAGCTGCTGCGCGCACTCTCGGCCATGACGGCGCGCCTGCGCGGCGTGGTGGGCGAGGTGCGCTCGGGCGTGGAATCGGTCTCGTCCGCCTCCAGCCAGATCGCCACGGGCAACCAGGACCTGTCGGCACGCACCGAACAGACCGCCGCCAACCTCGAAGAGACGGCGGCCAGCATGGAAGAGCTCACCGCCACCGTGACGCAAAGCGCCGACACCGCACGCCAGGCCAACCAGCTCGCGGCCAACGCGGCCCAGGCGGCCGAGCGCGGCGGCGAGGTGGTGGGCCAGGTCGTGACCAGCATGCAGCAGATCACCGACTCCAGCCGCAAGATCGCCGACATCATCGGCGTGATCGACGGCATCGCCTTCCAGACCAACATCCTCGCGCTCAACGCCGCCGTCGAGGCCGCGCGCGCAGGCGAGCAGGGCCGCGGCTTTGCCGTGGTCGCCGGCGAGGTGCGCTCGCTGGCCCAGCGCAGCGCCGAGGCCGCCAAGGAGATCAAGCAGCTCATCACCACCAGCGTGAGCAACGTGGAGTCGGGCTCGGCGCAGGTGGAGCAGGCGGGCCAGAGCATGCAGGAGATCGTGCACAGCGTGCGCCGCGTGAGCGACCTGATCGGCGAGATCACGGCCTCGAGCACCGAGCAGCGCGACGGCATCAGCCAGGTGAACCAGGCGGTGGCCAACCTCGATCAGATGACGCAGCAGAACGCGGCGCTGGTGGAAGAGGCGAGCGCCGCCGCGGCCTCGATGAGCGAGCAGGCGCAGCGCCTGTCGCAGGTGGTGGCGGTGTTCAACGTGGGCAACATGGGCAACGCTGCGCCGGCGCAGCCGCGCACACCGGCCGCGGCGGCCGTCAGCAAGACGCCCGCGGCTGCAGCCCCTGCGCCACGTCCGCAGGCGGCCAAGCCCCGGCCGGCCCCCGCCGCGCCGCGCATCGCCGCTGCCGCGGCAAGCGCCAGGCAACCAGTGGTCGCAGGCGCGGACGATGACTGGGAAAGCTTCTGA
- a CDS encoding 3',5'-nucleoside bisphosphate phosphatase, producing the protein MSHSLNADLHCHSLVSDGTLAPEELAARAHANGVRLWALTDHDEIGGQHRAAAAAHALGMDYLTGTEISVTFIGTTVHIVGLGFDADDAQLARGLATTRGGRDQRARDIAEQLARAGIPGAYEGALCYAGNPALISRTHFARYLVDTGVCRDMGAVFRKYLTEGKPGFVPHYWADLRDAVRWIRDAGGVAVIAHPGRYRFTANEEYALFSEFRQLGGQAVEVVTGSHTSAEYRIYADMAQEFGLAASRGSDFHGPEESHTDLGTLPDLPAQLTPVWELLSDRILRAPKAPFAA; encoded by the coding sequence GTGTCTCATTCACTGAACGCCGACTTGCATTGCCACTCGCTGGTATCCGACGGCACCCTCGCCCCAGAGGAGCTCGCCGCGCGCGCGCACGCCAACGGCGTGCGGCTCTGGGCGCTGACGGACCACGATGAGATCGGCGGCCAGCACCGCGCCGCGGCCGCCGCGCATGCGCTGGGCATGGACTACCTCACGGGCACGGAGATATCCGTCACATTCATCGGCACTACGGTGCATATCGTCGGGCTGGGATTCGACGCGGACGACGCGCAGCTGGCGCGCGGTCTGGCCACCACACGCGGCGGGCGAGACCAGCGCGCACGCGACATCGCCGAGCAGCTCGCCCGGGCCGGCATCCCGGGCGCGTATGAGGGTGCGCTGTGCTACGCGGGCAATCCGGCATTGATCTCGCGCACGCATTTCGCGCGCTACCTCGTGGACACCGGCGTCTGCCGCGACATGGGCGCCGTGTTCCGCAAGTACCTGACGGAGGGCAAGCCCGGCTTTGTGCCGCACTACTGGGCCGACCTGCGCGACGCCGTGCGCTGGATTCGTGATGCGGGCGGGGTGGCGGTGATTGCCCATCCGGGACGCTACCGCTTCACCGCCAACGAGGAGTACGCGCTGTTCTCCGAGTTCAGACAGCTTGGCGGCCAGGCGGTGGAGGTGGTCACCGGCAGCCACACGAGCGCCGAGTACCGCATCTACGCCGACATGGCCCAGGAGTTCGGCCTGGCGGCCTCGCGCGGCAGCGACTTCCACGGCCCGGAGGAGTCGCATACCGACCTTGGCACCCTGCCCGACCTGCCCGCACAGCTCACACCCGTGTGGGAGCTGCTGTCCGACCGCATCCTCCGAGCTCCCAAGGCTCCCTTTGCCGCCTGA
- a CDS encoding L-threonylcarbamoyladenylate synthase: MAQYFEIYADNPQPRLLKQAATLLAGGDILAVPTDSSYALVCRLDDRDAVDRIRRLRQINDKHHLTLLCRDLSELASYAHVDNRQYRLLKLATPGPYTFILDATKEVPRRVCHPQRKTIGLRVPDRKGLQMLLELHGAPLLASTLIPAGEDEPLNDPQEIRERYEKQLDGIIDAGACPLEPTTVIDLTAMGTGGEAVVVREGRGSLQALGL; this comes from the coding sequence ATGGCCCAATATTTCGAGATCTATGCCGACAACCCTCAGCCGCGCCTGCTCAAGCAGGCGGCGACGCTGCTTGCAGGGGGCGACATCCTCGCCGTGCCCACGGACTCCAGCTACGCACTCGTGTGCCGCCTGGACGATCGCGATGCCGTCGATCGCATTCGCAGGCTGCGCCAGATCAACGACAAGCACCACCTGACCCTGCTGTGCCGCGACCTGTCGGAGCTGGCCAGCTATGCCCATGTGGACAATCGCCAGTACCGGCTGCTCAAGCTGGCCACGCCCGGGCCCTACACCTTCATCCTGGACGCCACCAAGGAAGTGCCGCGGCGCGTCTGCCATCCACAGCGCAAGACCATAGGCCTGCGCGTGCCCGACCGCAAGGGACTGCAGATGCTGCTGGAACTGCACGGCGCGCCGCTGCTGGCGAGCACGCTGATCCCGGCTGGCGAGGATGAGCCGCTGAACGACCCGCAGGAAATCCGCGAACGCTACGAGAAGCAGCTCGACGGCATCATCGACGCCGGCGCCTGCCCGCTGGAGCCGACCACGGTGATCGATCTCACGGCCATGGGCACCGGTGGCGAGGCGGTCGTGGTGCGCGAGGGGCGCGGCAGCCTGCAGGCCCTCGGGCTCTGA
- a CDS encoding site-2 protease family protein produces MDISNLIQTVLIYALPVLFSITVHEAAHGYTARHFGDRTAAMLGRVTLNPLRHIDPVGTILMPLLLYFATSGAFLFGYAKPVPVNFHLLRNPKRDMVWVALAGPASNFVQALAWALLLVLLAALGTHERFFIEMARAGIAVNLVMWAFNLFPLPPLDGGRILVGLLPWKQAQLVARIEPYGFFIVLALVVGGIVGQLWLRPLMSLGYIVIDLLISPFTALLR; encoded by the coding sequence GTGGACATCTCCAATCTCATTCAAACCGTACTCATCTATGCCCTGCCCGTGCTGTTCTCCATCACGGTGCACGAGGCGGCGCACGGCTACACGGCCCGGCATTTCGGTGACCGCACGGCCGCCATGCTGGGGCGCGTGACGCTCAACCCGCTCAGGCATATCGACCCCGTGGGCACCATACTGATGCCGCTGCTGCTGTACTTCGCGACCTCGGGTGCGTTCCTGTTCGGTTATGCCAAGCCGGTACCGGTCAACTTCCATCTCCTGCGCAACCCCAAACGGGACATGGTGTGGGTGGCGCTGGCGGGGCCGGCCTCCAACTTCGTACAGGCTCTGGCCTGGGCGCTGCTGCTGGTGCTGCTGGCCGCTCTCGGCACGCACGAGCGGTTCTTCATCGAAATGGCACGCGCCGGCATCGCGGTGAACCTGGTGATGTGGGCCTTCAACCTGTTTCCGCTGCCGCCGCTCGACGGAGGCCGCATCCTCGTCGGCCTGCTGCCCTGGAAGCAGGCGCAGCTCGTCGCGCGCATCGAGCCCTATGGCTTCTTCATCGTGCTGGCCCTGGTCGTGGGCGGCATCGTGGGGCAGCTGTGGCTGCGTCCGCTGATGTCACTGGGCTACATCGTCATCGACCTGTTGATTTCGCCATTCACCGCCTTGCTTCGCTGA
- a CDS encoding tryptophan--tRNA ligase: MSTTRFLTGITPSGTPHLGNYAGMMRPAIAATRTPGVENFYFLADYHALIKCQEPERVHRSTLEIAASWLAAGLDPERVTFYRQSDIPEIPELTWFLTCVTGKGLLNRAHAYKAVQDKNAEAGREADDGVSAGLFMYPVLMAADILMFNAHQVPVGRDQIQHIEMARDIAASFNHLYGDHFALPEAAIEDNVATLLGLDGRKMSKSYDNTIPLFCAPAQLRKLIGSVVTDSRMPGEPKEVEGSALFQLYQAFATPEETAAMRRAYADGIAWGEAKQMLFQCVDREIAPMRARYDDLMAHPEKVEVTLQAGAERARAIARPFLQTLRTAVGLRSLSSAAAPTRAAPKADKAELPVFKQYREADGKFYFKLLTADGRLLLQSAGFAAPREAGQAIARLQREAGALQALAHHLVPVAGVSSDDVAAALRVLAASADSGS, from the coding sequence ATGAGCACCACGCGCTTTCTCACCGGCATCACCCCCTCGGGCACCCCACATCTGGGGAACTACGCGGGCATGATGCGCCCCGCCATCGCCGCCACCCGTACGCCGGGGGTGGAGAACTTCTACTTTCTCGCCGACTACCACGCGCTCATCAAATGCCAGGAGCCGGAGCGCGTGCACCGCTCCACGCTGGAGATCGCGGCCAGCTGGCTGGCCGCGGGACTCGATCCCGAGCGCGTCACGTTCTACCGCCAGTCGGACATCCCCGAGATCCCGGAACTCACCTGGTTCCTGACCTGCGTTACCGGCAAGGGCCTGCTCAATCGGGCCCATGCCTACAAGGCCGTGCAGGACAAGAACGCCGAGGCCGGACGCGAGGCCGACGACGGCGTGAGCGCCGGCCTGTTCATGTACCCGGTGCTGATGGCCGCCGACATCCTGATGTTCAACGCGCACCAGGTACCCGTGGGCCGCGACCAGATCCAGCACATAGAGATGGCACGCGACATCGCCGCGAGCTTCAACCACCTCTATGGCGATCATTTCGCGCTGCCCGAGGCCGCGATAGAGGACAACGTGGCCACGCTGCTGGGTCTTGACGGGCGCAAGATGAGCAAAAGCTACGACAACACCATCCCGCTGTTCTGCGCACCGGCGCAGCTCAGAAAGCTCATTGGCTCCGTCGTCACCGATTCGCGCATGCCGGGCGAGCCCAAGGAGGTCGAGGGCTCCGCCCTGTTCCAGCTGTACCAGGCCTTTGCGACACCCGAGGAGACTGCCGCCATGCGGCGCGCCTACGCCGATGGCATCGCCTGGGGCGAGGCCAAGCAGATGTTGTTCCAGTGCGTGGATCGGGAGATCGCGCCCATGCGTGCGCGCTATGACGACCTGATGGCCCACCCCGAGAAGGTCGAGGTCACGCTGCAGGCGGGTGCGGAACGCGCCCGTGCCATCGCCCGTCCGTTCCTGCAGACATTGCGCACTGCCGTGGGTTTGCGCTCGTTGTCCAGCGCGGCAGCACCCACCCGGGCAGCCCCCAAGGCAGACAAGGCGGAACTGCCCGTGTTCAAGCAGTACCGCGAGGCCGATGGCAAGTTCTACTTCAAGCTGCTGACCGCCGATGGCAGGCTGCTGCTGCAAAGCGCCGGCTTTGCCGCCCCCCGCGAGGCCGGCCAGGCCATCGCACGGCTGCAACGGGAAGCCGGCGCCCTGCAGGCCCTGGCGCATCATCTGGTGCCGGTTGCCGGCGTCTCGAGTGACGACGTTGCCGCGGCTCTTCGGGTTCTGGCCGCATCCGCCGATTCGGGTAGCTGA
- a CDS encoding response regulator transcription factor has translation MRIASLDDDPLQLEFFTHALSSMGHFCRTYDTGAALLKDLRRETFDLLIVDWQLPDIEGPELVGKVRQLVGNELPILFVTNRQTESDIVEGLASGADDFMVKPVRVAEFSARVGALLRRAYPSSANGVLEFGRYRFLPETRHLEMDGTPVELKAREYELALFLFQNMGRLLSRDHLREIIWGQSAEIISRSLDTHVSRLRGLLDLRPSNGYMITAVYGVGYRFEAVKPDAQEAAGADSGHSS, from the coding sequence ATGCGCATAGCGTCATTGGACGACGACCCGCTTCAACTCGAGTTCTTCACTCACGCCCTTTCGAGCATGGGGCATTTCTGCCGTACCTACGATACGGGAGCGGCACTGCTCAAGGATTTGCGGCGTGAAACCTTCGACCTGCTGATCGTCGACTGGCAGCTGCCCGATATCGAAGGCCCCGAGCTCGTGGGCAAGGTTCGCCAACTCGTGGGCAACGAGTTGCCCATTCTTTTCGTGACCAACCGCCAGACCGAAAGCGACATCGTCGAGGGCCTGGCCAGCGGGGCCGACGACTTCATGGTCAAACCCGTGCGCGTGGCCGAATTCTCGGCCCGTGTCGGGGCCTTGCTGCGCCGCGCCTACCCCAGCAGCGCCAACGGCGTGCTGGAATTCGGCCGCTACCGTTTTCTGCCCGAGACGCGCCACCTGGAAATGGATGGAACGCCCGTGGAACTCAAGGCGCGTGAGTATGAGCTTGCCTTGTTCCTGTTCCAGAACATGGGACGCCTGCTGTCACGTGATCATTTGCGCGAGATCATCTGGGGTCAGAGCGCGGAAATCATCTCACGCTCGCTCGACACCCATGTTTCACGCCTGCGCGGCCTGCTGGATCTGCGTCCGAGCAATGGCTACATGATCACCGCCGTCTATGGCGTCGGCTACCGATTCGAGGCCGTCAAGCCAGACGCGCAAGAGGCGGCCGGCGCGGACTCCGGTCATTCCTCGTAG
- a CDS encoding FecR domain-containing protein: protein MATLQPRFMPLPRVIPLTLAVCAVWAHPGAQGASQDIEHKIQRGDTLEALSAHYLGTPMLWPRLQAHNHVADVRRLQPGATLRIPMQLLPRGMAQASFVQGQVNVTAPEGGPTSSVKAGQSLPEGARLQVGSADSFVTVRLADGTLIRVRADTDLRLQLLRRRGRAGSAQSVLELQRGSVETSVPPNGAGERRLEIHTPKASTSVRGTRFAVILPGDERTLTAVTEGRVMVTSPKSAAATMVDAGQGLAVAADGQPSTPRTLLPAPDLSGLPDTVHDADFLTLALTPVTAAVAYQVQLARDADLTEVVRDETFTGPSVRLRAVEDGSYHLAVRAIDSGDLPGRVATRVIAVKAHPIAPLYQTPTRGSTVSRAQGKLLCTQVSGSARYRIQVAGDASFAAPVLDEVHAPDCSAQVAALPPGSYYWRAASIRALPDGRDDQGPYGPGEPFTVADNPAALNVATLQESADGSGLHLRWTGEPGQGYRLQLADSEDFSNLIIDERLTSPEWSNSGLAPGHYYVRIQVRNPSGLESEFSTPRRVRTFAAVRTGAGDPVTSSDGRPLSRP, encoded by the coding sequence ATGGCAACGCTACAGCCACGATTCATGCCGCTACCGCGCGTCATTCCCCTGACATTGGCCGTCTGCGCGGTCTGGGCACACCCTGGAGCGCAGGGAGCATCGCAGGACATCGAGCACAAGATCCAGCGCGGCGACACGCTCGAGGCGTTGTCCGCGCATTACCTGGGCACGCCAATGCTGTGGCCCAGGCTTCAGGCTCACAATCACGTCGCCGACGTACGCCGGCTGCAACCAGGCGCGACGCTTCGCATACCAATGCAACTGCTGCCCCGAGGCATGGCACAGGCGAGCTTCGTCCAGGGTCAGGTGAACGTCACCGCCCCAGAGGGCGGTCCCACGTCGAGCGTCAAGGCAGGCCAGTCGCTGCCCGAGGGTGCCCGCCTCCAGGTAGGTTCGGCTGACTCCTTCGTCACCGTGCGCCTGGCCGATGGGACACTGATCCGCGTGCGTGCCGATACCGACTTGCGCCTCCAGCTGCTGCGCCGCCGCGGTCGCGCAGGCAGCGCACAGTCGGTACTCGAACTGCAGCGTGGCAGCGTCGAGACCTCCGTGCCACCAAACGGCGCCGGTGAGCGGCGATTGGAGATTCACACCCCCAAAGCCTCGACCAGCGTACGCGGCACACGCTTTGCAGTCATCCTGCCCGGTGACGAGCGCACGCTCACCGCCGTCACGGAGGGTCGGGTCATGGTGACATCGCCAAAGTCTGCAGCCGCGACCATGGTCGACGCGGGCCAAGGATTGGCCGTGGCGGCAGATGGCCAACCAAGCACCCCGCGCACACTGCTGCCCGCGCCCGATCTTTCGGGCCTTCCCGACACGGTGCACGACGCGGACTTTCTCACGCTCGCGCTCACACCCGTGACGGCTGCGGTGGCCTACCAGGTTCAGCTGGCGCGTGACGCGGACCTCACTGAAGTCGTTCGGGACGAAACGTTCACCGGCCCCTCGGTAAGGCTGCGGGCGGTCGAGGATGGTAGCTACCACCTCGCGGTGCGCGCCATCGACAGCGGGGATCTTCCCGGGCGGGTTGCAACGCGCGTCATCGCGGTGAAGGCTCATCCCATTGCGCCGCTGTATCAAACGCCGACACGGGGCTCCACGGTTTCCCGGGCGCAGGGCAAACTGTTGTGCACACAGGTCTCGGGCAGCGCGCGCTACCGCATCCAGGTCGCCGGCGATGCCAGTTTTGCCGCACCGGTACTGGACGAGGTTCACGCGCCCGATTGCAGTGCGCAGGTCGCGGCCCTCCCACCCGGCAGCTACTACTGGCGCGCAGCCAGTATTCGTGCGCTGCCCGATGGCCGTGACGACCAGGGCCCATACGGTCCAGGCGAGCCATTCACCGTGGCCGACAACCCTGCTGCGCTCAATGTTGCAACGCTCCAGGAAAGCGCTGACGGATCTGGCCTGCATCTGCGGTGGACCGGCGAGCCAGGCCAAGGCTATCGTCTGCAGCTCGCCGACTCGGAGGATTTTTCAAACCTCATCATTGATGAGCGCCTGACCAGTCCCGAATGGAGCAATTCGGGTCTTGCCCCGGGCCATTACTACGTGCGCATTCAAGTCCGCAACCCCTCGGGCCTGGAGAGCGAGTTCTCCACACCACGTCGTGTGCGCACATTTGCTGCAGTACGGACGGGAGCGGGCGATCCGGTCACATCGTCTGACGGACGTCCGTTGTCACGCCCGTGA
- a CDS encoding CHASE2 domain-containing protein, which produces MSSPPRESKPPSAQPAYRRNLRREWVALSLLLLGFVAWLCSTAGLRALDHLIQDAGMRLSARPAHPDIVVVAIDDRSIDAIGRWPWRRALHAQLVDQITAQGPRAIGLDILFGEEDADYPGDDLLLARALERSGHVVLPVARRDLGARSMPDAPMPLLRNAADQLGHVQMMLDTDGVARRLYLTEGPQMAPWPHFSTALLCAAGQALPACAGNAAPASGPWTQRDLRVLRFARGNPAFTTYSYVDVLTGHIPNNVLRDKYVIVGATATGLGDMFAAPMVAHAERIPGVEMIGHALNAELMHWEIRPTSEAWIIAINLIPVALGLLAIALLGPLSGLMSCAALLVSTLAIGALAPAWLGRQFTVGPALIGIATAYPLWSWRRLSAAAHFLELEMHALLRAGLSPVAERQERVQPRGDLLERRIHAVEDATDRLRRLHQFVYDSLQHLPSPTFVCSADGHINLANEAALRHLAQPKAWQGHPIASLLADLVHPDSGRPLLPQTAGDLGHIPPQQEGRDGQGRHLLMLSRPFVLGEATVWLITLVDLTDMHHAQQQRDQALHFISHDMRAPVASILTLLEMQREFPEQMAGPQLLARIERHAHSALAMTQGFVQLAHAEAQEFRSVSFDLAIALETAVDDAWAAAQAHKVKLELTRPDSASIQGDPGLIGRAIGNVIGNAIKFSPANGTVHCALTQSAPYWVISVRDQGPGIAPEKQDHLFQPFKRLHTGSHPGIAGIGLGLALVQTVLQRHGGKVQVNSSVGAGTEFQLLLPMAGQTEPCPTEHPCR; this is translated from the coding sequence GTGAGCAGTCCACCCCGGGAGTCCAAGCCCCCCTCGGCACAGCCGGCCTACCGCCGCAACCTGCGTCGCGAATGGGTTGCACTGTCGCTGCTGCTGCTGGGCTTTGTGGCATGGCTGTGCAGCACGGCCGGCTTGCGGGCCCTCGATCATCTGATACAGGACGCAGGCATGCGCCTGTCGGCACGACCGGCTCATCCCGATATCGTCGTCGTCGCCATCGATGACCGCAGCATTGATGCCATAGGTCGCTGGCCCTGGCGTCGCGCACTGCACGCACAACTCGTGGACCAGATCACGGCCCAAGGCCCTCGTGCCATAGGCCTGGACATTCTGTTTGGCGAAGAGGACGCGGACTACCCGGGCGATGACCTGCTCCTGGCGCGTGCGCTGGAGCGCAGCGGCCATGTCGTACTGCCCGTGGCGCGCAGAGACCTGGGCGCACGCAGCATGCCCGATGCACCAATGCCATTGCTGCGCAACGCCGCCGACCAGCTAGGTCATGTGCAGATGATGCTCGACACCGATGGAGTCGCACGCCGCCTGTACCTGACCGAAGGGCCACAAATGGCACCCTGGCCTCACTTCAGCACGGCCCTGCTGTGCGCCGCAGGACAGGCATTGCCCGCATGCGCCGGCAACGCTGCACCTGCGTCAGGGCCATGGACCCAGCGCGATTTGCGTGTTCTGCGCTTTGCGCGGGGAAATCCCGCATTCACTACCTATTCCTATGTCGATGTACTCACCGGGCACATTCCAAACAATGTACTGCGCGACAAGTATGTGATCGTCGGCGCCACTGCCACCGGTCTGGGTGACATGTTTGCCGCGCCCATGGTGGCCCATGCCGAGCGCATACCCGGCGTCGAGATGATCGGCCATGCCCTCAATGCCGAGCTCATGCACTGGGAGATCCGGCCGACATCCGAGGCATGGATCATCGCCATCAATCTGATCCCGGTCGCTCTTGGGCTGCTCGCCATCGCGCTGCTCGGCCCGCTGTCCGGCTTGATGAGTTGCGCGGCCCTCCTCGTGAGCACCCTGGCGATCGGTGCGCTTGCACCGGCATGGCTGGGCCGGCAGTTTACGGTCGGCCCGGCCCTTATAGGCATAGCCACTGCATATCCCCTGTGGAGTTGGCGCCGACTCAGTGCCGCCGCTCATTTCCTGGAACTGGAAATGCACGCGTTGCTGCGCGCTGGGCTGTCTCCGGTTGCCGAACGGCAGGAGCGAGTTCAACCACGCGGTGACTTGCTCGAGAGGCGCATCCACGCGGTGGAGGATGCAACCGACCGTCTGCGCCGACTGCACCAATTCGTCTACGACAGCCTGCAACACCTGCCGTCACCCACCTTTGTGTGCAGCGCTGACGGCCATATCAACCTTGCCAACGAAGCGGCCTTGCGCCACCTCGCACAGCCCAAGGCGTGGCAAGGCCACCCTATTGCAAGCCTTCTGGCCGATCTCGTCCACCCGGACTCGGGCAGGCCCCTGCTGCCACAGACGGCAGGCGACCTGGGCCACATCCCCCCGCAGCAGGAAGGCCGCGATGGACAGGGACGTCACCTGCTCATGCTGAGCAGGCCATTTGTGCTGGGCGAGGCAACCGTGTGGCTGATCACCCTGGTTGACCTGACCGACATGCACCATGCGCAGCAACAACGCGACCAGGCATTGCACTTCATCTCACACGATATGCGTGCTCCGGTCGCGTCCATTCTCACACTGCTGGAAATGCAGCGCGAGTTTCCAGAGCAAATGGCCGGGCCGCAGTTGCTGGCGCGGATCGAGCGCCACGCGCATTCCGCCCTCGCCATGACGCAGGGCTTTGTACAGCTGGCCCATGCCGAGGCTCAAGAATTCCGCAGTGTTTCATTCGACCTCGCAATCGCACTGGAAACGGCCGTCGACGATGCGTGGGCCGCTGCACAGGCTCACAAGGTGAAATTGGAGCTCACTCGCCCCGACAGCGCATCCATCCAGGGGGACCCGGGTCTCATCGGTCGGGCCATTGGCAACGTAATCGGAAACGCCATCAAGTTCAGCCCCGCCAATGGCACGGTGCACTGCGCGTTGACACAAAGTGCACCCTACTGGGTGATCAGCGTGCGCGACCAAGGCCCGGGAATTGCGCCGGAGAAGCAGGATCACCTGTTTCAGCCATTCAAGCGCCTACATACGGGAAGCCACCCAGGAATAGCGGGCATCGGATTGGGCCTGGCCCTGGTGCAGACGGTGCTTCAGCGCCATGGCGGGAAAGTACAGGTCAACAGCAGCGTTGGCGCGGGCACCGAGTTTCAGTTACTCCTACCCATGGCCGGGCAAACGGAGCCCTGCCCTACTGAGCACCCTTGCCGGTAA